In a genomic window of Periophthalmus magnuspinnatus isolate fPerMag1 chromosome 3, fPerMag1.2.pri, whole genome shotgun sequence:
- the LOC117393820 gene encoding glutamine synthetase-like isoform X2, which translates to MSLRPDTLCLHKLARMRYLSLPTAPHCQVTYVWINQDGTNPKAKTRILDSEPQSLHDVPQWYSTYYLDCVYEMTLIPVQMFRDPFLLDPHKLVLCDTRQLNGAPAPGNRRPECAEAMEAVKDQKPWFGFEQEYLLKALDGLPFGWASTFQDNNTASAHVGLNKVLGRDVSISHCNACLYAGVKITGITGEVIPAQWEFQVGPCEGLALGDHAWMARYILHRVCEDFGVVPSFHPKPVEHPRWASGGHMNFSTENMRAEGGITHIHTAIKRLAERHTEHIEWEFQVGPCEGLELGEHAWMARYILHGVCEDFGVVPSFHPKPVEHPRWATAGHMNFSTENMRAEGASHTSTRRSSTSPNGVEVYGNNRLSLNSVGLCLHFCVFTFMTSLQCQPQGAGLSGAPQLTHRLTHRPLPGLQGSGPDLYPAPYRPHTEGADVTVQHLKCQHRQETARAAGEECLGHSDYQHRISTGLCTFSPALLPVHQLLHLQPRLRQTG; encoded by the exons ATGTCTTTGCGACCGGACACACTGTGCCTTCACAAATTGGCCCGGATGCGTTACCTCTCCCTCCCCACAGCACCACACTGCCAGGTCACCTACGTCTGGATAAATCAGGATGGGACCAACCCCAAAGCCAAGACCCGGATTCTAGACTCTGAGCCACAAAGCCTCCATG ATGTGCCACAGTGGTATTCGACGTACTATCTGGACTGCGTTTATGAGATGACTTTGATCCCAGTTCAGATGTTCCGGGACCCGTTCTTGTTGGACCCACACAAACTGGTTCTGTGCGACACACGCCAACTCAACGGAGCACCAGCAC CGGGGAACAGGAGGCCAGAGTGTGCGGAGGCTATGGAGGCTGTGAAGGACCAAAAGCCGTGGTTCGGGTTTGAACAGGAGTATCTGCTCAAGGCTCTGGATGGACTGCCTTTTGGATGGGCCTCCACCTTCCAAGACAACAACA CTGCCTCTGCCCATGTCGGGTTGAATAAGGTCTTAGGTCGAGACGTGAGCATCAGTCACTGTAATGCCTGTCTGTACGCAGGGGTGAAGATCACAGGGATAACAGGAGAGGTCATACCTGCACAG TGGGAGTTCCAGGTTGGCCCCTGTGAGGGCCTCGCGCTGGGGGACCACGCCTGGATGGCTCGGTACATCCTCCACCGAGTCTGCGAGGACTTTGGGGTTGTTCCCTCGTTCCACCCGAAGCCTGTGGAGCACCCACGCTGGGCCAGTGGAGGGCACATGAACTTCAGCACGGAGAACATGCGAGCGGAGGGGGGCATCAC aCACATCCACACAGCGATCAAGCGCCTCGCCGAACGGCACACTGAGCACATAGAG TGGGAGTTCCAGGTTGGCCCCTGTGAGGGCCTCGAACTGGGGGAACATGCTTGGATGGCTCGGTACATCCTCCACGGAGTCTGTGAGGACTTTGGGGTTGTTCCCTCGTTTCACCCGAAGCCTGTGGAGCACCCACGCTGGGCCACTGCAGGGCACATGAACTTCAGCACGGAGAACATGCGAGCGGAGGGGGCATCAC aCACATCCACACGGCGATCAAGCACCTCGCCGAATGGTGTAGAGGTCTACGGCAACAACAGGCTGAGTTTGAACAGTGTGGGGCTGTGCTTGCATTTTTGCGTTTTCACCTTCATGACATCATTGCAGTGTCAACCACAAGGGGCGGGGTTATCTGGAGCACCGCaactcacacacagacttacCCACAGACCCCTACCTGGTCTGCAAGGCTCTGGTCCAGACCTGTATCCCGCCCCCTACAGACCACACACTGAAGGAGCAGATGTCACAGTGCAACATCTGAAGTGTCAACACAG acaggagacagcgcgtgcggctggggaagaatgtctcggacactcggactatcagcacaggatctccacagggctgtgtactttctcccctgctcttctccctgtacaccaactgctgcacctccagccacgactccgtcaaactggttaa
- the LOC117393820 gene encoding glutamine synthetase-like isoform X1 — protein sequence MSLRPDTLCLHKLARMRYLSLPTAPHCQVTYVWINQDGTNPKAKTRILDSEPQSLHDVPQWYSTYYLDCVYEMTLIPVQMFRDPFLLDPHKLVLCDTRQLNGAPAPGNRRPECAEAMEAVKDQKPWFGFEQEYLLKALDGLPFGWASTFQDNNTASAHVGLNKVLGRDVSISHCNACLYAGVKITGITGEVIPAQWEFQVGPCEGLALGDHAWMARYILHRVCEDFGVVPSFHPKPVEHPRWASGGHMNFSTENMRAEGGITHIHTAIKRLAERHTEHIEWEFQVGPCEGLELGEHAWMARYILHGVCEDFGVVPSFHPKPVEHPRWATAGHMNFSTENMRAEGASHTSTRRSSTSPNGVEVYGNNRLSLNSVGLCLHFCVFTFMTSLQCQPQGAGLSGAPQLTHRLTHRPLPGLQGSGPDLYPAPYRPHTEGADVTVQHLKCQHRFKRQETARAAGEECLGHSDYQHRISTGLCTFSPALLPVHQLLHLQPRLRQTG from the exons ATGTCTTTGCGACCGGACACACTGTGCCTTCACAAATTGGCCCGGATGCGTTACCTCTCCCTCCCCACAGCACCACACTGCCAGGTCACCTACGTCTGGATAAATCAGGATGGGACCAACCCCAAAGCCAAGACCCGGATTCTAGACTCTGAGCCACAAAGCCTCCATG ATGTGCCACAGTGGTATTCGACGTACTATCTGGACTGCGTTTATGAGATGACTTTGATCCCAGTTCAGATGTTCCGGGACCCGTTCTTGTTGGACCCACACAAACTGGTTCTGTGCGACACACGCCAACTCAACGGAGCACCAGCAC CGGGGAACAGGAGGCCAGAGTGTGCGGAGGCTATGGAGGCTGTGAAGGACCAAAAGCCGTGGTTCGGGTTTGAACAGGAGTATCTGCTCAAGGCTCTGGATGGACTGCCTTTTGGATGGGCCTCCACCTTCCAAGACAACAACA CTGCCTCTGCCCATGTCGGGTTGAATAAGGTCTTAGGTCGAGACGTGAGCATCAGTCACTGTAATGCCTGTCTGTACGCAGGGGTGAAGATCACAGGGATAACAGGAGAGGTCATACCTGCACAG TGGGAGTTCCAGGTTGGCCCCTGTGAGGGCCTCGCGCTGGGGGACCACGCCTGGATGGCTCGGTACATCCTCCACCGAGTCTGCGAGGACTTTGGGGTTGTTCCCTCGTTCCACCCGAAGCCTGTGGAGCACCCACGCTGGGCCAGTGGAGGGCACATGAACTTCAGCACGGAGAACATGCGAGCGGAGGGGGGCATCAC aCACATCCACACAGCGATCAAGCGCCTCGCCGAACGGCACACTGAGCACATAGAG TGGGAGTTCCAGGTTGGCCCCTGTGAGGGCCTCGAACTGGGGGAACATGCTTGGATGGCTCGGTACATCCTCCACGGAGTCTGTGAGGACTTTGGGGTTGTTCCCTCGTTTCACCCGAAGCCTGTGGAGCACCCACGCTGGGCCACTGCAGGGCACATGAACTTCAGCACGGAGAACATGCGAGCGGAGGGGGCATCAC aCACATCCACACGGCGATCAAGCACCTCGCCGAATGGTGTAGAGGTCTACGGCAACAACAGGCTGAGTTTGAACAGTGTGGGGCTGTGCTTGCATTTTTGCGTTTTCACCTTCATGACATCATTGCAGTGTCAACCACAAGGGGCGGGGTTATCTGGAGCACCGCaactcacacacagacttacCCACAGACCCCTACCTGGTCTGCAAGGCTCTGGTCCAGACCTGTATCCCGCCCCCTACAGACCACACACTGAAGGAGCAGATGTCACAGTGCAACATCTGAAGTGTCAACACAGGTTTAAAAg acaggagacagcgcgtgcggctggggaagaatgtctcggacactcggactatcagcacaggatctccacagggctgtgtactttctcccctgctcttctccctgtacaccaactgctgcacctccagccacgactccgtcaaactggttaa